A part of Sulfurimonas aquatica genomic DNA contains:
- a CDS encoding PDDEXK nuclease domain-containing protein produces MKNNHIESIDKTFISDLKTLISKSKLQAVNNVNNILTLMYWDIGNKINIEVLKKSRAEYGKSIVATVSRQLVLEYGRSFEEKNLRRMIQFSQTFDKEMVVTLSRELSWSHFLIMLPIKDPLKQDFYLQMSKNDRWSVRTLKERINSMLFERTAISKKPDELIKHEIGNISNGNLHTDLLLKDPYLLDFLDLKDKYLEKDLEDAILKQLEDFLLELGNGFTFVARQKRIQLDNDDFYIDLLFFNRKLKKLIAIDLKIGDFKAEYKGQMELYLRWLNKYEKQEDEGSPIGIILCTGKKEEQIELLELDKSNIHVAEYLTVLPSKEILQAKLNQAIEVSKSKLNLI; encoded by the coding sequence TTGAAAAATAATCATATAGAATCTATTGATAAAACCTTTATAAGTGATTTGAAAACTCTTATCAGTAAATCAAAGCTGCAAGCTGTTAATAATGTAAATAATATTTTAACATTGATGTATTGGGACATTGGTAATAAAATCAACATAGAAGTGCTAAAAAAATCTCGTGCTGAATATGGTAAGTCAATTGTCGCAACAGTGTCACGACAATTAGTTTTAGAGTATGGACGTAGTTTTGAAGAGAAGAATTTAAGACGAATGATTCAATTTTCACAAACATTTGATAAAGAGATGGTCGTTACACTGTCACGAGAATTGTCTTGGAGTCACTTTTTGATTATGCTTCCAATTAAAGATCCCTTAAAACAAGATTTCTATTTGCAAATGAGTAAAAATGACAGATGGAGTGTTAGAACGCTTAAAGAAAGAATAAACTCAATGTTATTTGAAAGAACAGCAATTTCTAAAAAACCTGATGAGCTTATTAAACATGAAATTGGAAATATTTCAAATGGAAATCTTCATACAGATTTATTATTAAAAGACCCCTATTTATTGGACTTTTTAGATCTCAAGGATAAGTACCTAGAAAAAGATCTGGAAGATGCAATACTAAAGCAGCTAGAAGATTTTTTACTTGAGCTTGGTAATGGTTTTACATTTGTTGCAAGACAAAAAAGGATTCAACTTGATAATGATGATTTTTATATTGATCTACTCTTTTTTAATAGAAAATTAAAAAAACTTATTGCTATTGACTTGAAAATAGGTGACTTTAAAGCTGAATATAAAGGTCAGATGGAACTCTATTTAAGATGGTTAAACAAATATGAAAAACAAGAAGATGAAGGAAGCCCTATAGGTATTATTTTATGCACTGGCAAGAAAGAGGAACAAATAGAGCTTTTAGAATTAGATAAAAGCAATATTCATGTTGCTGAATATCTAACAGTATTACCTTCAAAAGAAATTTTACAAGCTAAATTAAACCAAGCTATTGAAGTTTCGAAAAGTAAACTTAATCTAATTTAA
- a CDS encoding type II toxin-antitoxin system HipA family toxin, with product MGENLPLWTYNRHTRNATKDLQAWIIKFDEEDSQVTTLEKLYQDIARQSGILTPTTELIHVGTEVHFAIKRFDRVGAQKLHQATVSGLHHLSHMESDNFSYENLLVMTQQLTRDMTQVQDMYKRMVLNIVGANCDDHLKNTSFNMTNDGVWSISPIYDVVYNTGPATFGEHFLSVNKKNKDITRKDLLRVGEKVALPQKEMNNYIDEVIDSFNDKLKLIHQYGLDKSLVKELENNITLGL from the coding sequence ATGGGAGAAAATCTCCCTTTATGGACATATAACCGACATACTAGAAATGCAACCAAAGATTTACAAGCATGGATAATCAAGTTTGATGAAGAAGATTCACAAGTAACAACTTTAGAAAAATTATATCAAGACATAGCAAGACAATCAGGCATACTCACTCCAACAACTGAACTAATTCATGTAGGTACTGAAGTACATTTTGCAATTAAGCGGTTTGATAGAGTTGGAGCACAAAAACTTCACCAAGCGACAGTCTCTGGTTTGCACCACTTAAGTCATATGGAGAGTGATAATTTTTCTTATGAGAATCTACTTGTTATGACACAGCAACTTACAAGAGATATGACACAGGTTCAAGATATGTATAAACGAATGGTTTTAAATATAGTAGGAGCTAATTGTGATGATCATCTTAAGAATACATCGTTTAACATGACTAACGATGGGGTTTGGAGTATATCTCCTATATATGATGTTGTATACAACACTGGACCAGCCACATTTGGAGAACACTTTTTATCTGTGAATAAAAAGAATAAAGATATAACAAGAAAGGATCTACTTCGTGTTGGAGAAAAAGTTGCTTTACCTCAAAAAGAAATGAATAATTATATAGATGAAGTGATAGATTCATTTAATGATAAACTTAAGTTAATCCATCAATATGGACTAGATAAAAGCCTAGTAAAAGAACTCGAAAATAATATCACTCTAGGCCTTTAG
- a CDS encoding type II toxin-antitoxin system HipA family toxin, whose translation MSDKVSVYLFDKHIADVFQVDDRIYLRQFDNGAHLASPISIVKDIADIETTSLIYLDRVAGFISDSLPGSFGEEILDNFFMQNSSGIKPTIIDKLLFIGNRGLGAIEFRPAHIINDNTNTILSLKDIYDEVKKLKRGDDFKSIHDAFLVSAHSFVGGARSKAVASINLESNEVYFGDRTKEPPIGFIPVIIKYDDTQGGDENKSTYSKLEYIYYILAKESGINMNECYLIESNGKHHFITKRFDVEGSKKFHVHSLAGLLHVDYNIPRSLGYEELFRVAVKLNATTSIKQLFLQMLFNYMFVNQDDHARNFSFMCSSDYKWQVTPAYDLTFAKGVKQTKEHQMTLYSKALSQIQLQDIVNVATEFSIDLEFVSSAIETMKNLRENKLRVLMNQYKVSKKKQDQVLQEVMQRDFQGALNE comes from the coding sequence ATGTCTGATAAGGTAAGTGTATATCTTTTTGACAAGCACATAGCTGATGTATTTCAAGTTGATGATAGAATATACCTACGGCAGTTTGACAATGGTGCACACTTAGCTAGTCCAATATCTATTGTAAAAGATATAGCTGATATAGAGACAACTTCACTGATTTATTTAGACAGAGTAGCTGGATTTATCAGTGACTCTCTTCCTGGTAGTTTTGGAGAAGAAATTTTGGATAATTTTTTTATGCAAAATAGTTCTGGAATAAAGCCAACGATTATAGATAAACTACTTTTTATAGGAAATCGTGGCCTTGGTGCCATAGAATTTAGGCCTGCACATATAATTAATGACAATACAAATACAATACTCTCATTAAAAGATATTTATGATGAAGTGAAAAAACTAAAAAGAGGCGATGATTTTAAATCAATTCATGATGCTTTTTTAGTTTCAGCACACTCTTTTGTAGGTGGTGCTAGAAGTAAAGCAGTGGCATCAATTAACTTAGAGTCAAACGAAGTTTACTTTGGTGATAGAACAAAAGAGCCACCTATTGGGTTTATCCCTGTAATTATCAAATATGATGATACCCAAGGTGGGGATGAAAACAAATCAACCTACTCTAAATTAGAATATATATATTATATATTGGCAAAAGAGTCTGGAATAAACATGAATGAGTGTTATCTTATTGAGTCTAACGGCAAACATCATTTTATTACTAAAAGGTTTGATGTAGAAGGAAGTAAAAAGTTTCATGTTCACTCATTAGCGGGACTACTTCATGTTGATTATAATATTCCTAGAAGTTTGGGATATGAAGAACTTTTCAGAGTTGCAGTAAAACTAAATGCAACTACAAGTATAAAACAACTCTTTTTACAGATGCTCTTTAACTATATGTTTGTTAATCAAGACGACCATGCTCGTAACTTTTCTTTTATGTGCAGTAGTGATTATAAGTGGCAAGTGACACCAGCTTATGACCTAACATTTGCTAAAGGTGTAAAGCAAACCAAAGAGCATCAGATGACACTTTATTCAAAAGCACTTTCACAGATCCAACTTCAAGACATAGTAAATGTCGCAACTGAGTTTTCAATAGATTTAGAGTTTGTCAGTAGTGCTATAGAGACAATGAAAAATTTAAGAGAAAATAAACTTAGAGTTCTAATGAATCAATACAAAGTCTCTAAAAAGAAACAAGATCAAGTTTTACAAGAAGTAATGCAAAGAGATTTTCAAGGAGCACTAAATGAGTAA
- a CDS encoding nucleotidyltransferase family protein, giving the protein MTKHDVLNYLKEHYNEFHNKYNVEKIGLFGSYARDEATPGSDVDIFVKMKPNMFDMIAIKEQIEEDLHTKVDIIREHKNMKPFFLEMINKDLIYA; this is encoded by the coding sequence ATGACAAAGCATGATGTACTTAATTATTTAAAAGAACATTATAATGAGTTCCATAATAAATACAATGTAGAAAAAATTGGCTTGTTTGGAAGTTATGCAAGAGATGAAGCAACTCCAGGAAGTGATGTAGATATTTTTGTAAAGATGAAACCTAATATGTTTGATATGATAGCTATCAAAGAACAAATAGAAGAGGACCTACATACAAAAGTCGATATTATCAGAGAACATAAAAATATGAAGCCTTTTTTCTTAGAGATGATTAATAAAGATTTGATCTATGCTTAG
- a CDS encoding HepT-like ribonuclease domain-containing protein yields the protein MLSDKDKMILSTLDDIKISLELIIKRCVDIKSSDDFLDEEDGLLKLDSVSMRLIAIGEGFKNVDKLSDYKLLTNYPNIPWKQVKGIRDILSHHYFDLDAETIFEICQNDINELISTTTNIIEDISKK from the coding sequence ATGCTTAGTGATAAGGATAAAATGATTTTATCAACTCTTGATGATATTAAGATATCACTAGAGTTAATTATTAAAAGATGTGTCGATATCAAATCTAGTGATGATTTCTTAGATGAAGAGGATGGACTCTTAAAACTTGATAGTGTTTCAATGAGATTAATTGCTATAGGCGAAGGCTTTAAAAATGTTGATAAATTATCTGATTATAAACTACTGACAAATTATCCAAACATTCCATGGAAACAAGTTAAAGGGATTAGAGATATTTTATCTCATCACTATTTTGACTTAGATGCAGAGACTATATTTGAAATTTGTCAAAATGATATAAATGAGCTTATATCTACAACCACTAATATAATTGAAGATATAAGTAAAAAGTAA
- a CDS encoding tyrosine-type recombinase/integrase, whose translation MYLRVNEQHYSMSLNDDSIIVNNYVCLFDDDYKIVDEVFVYLQSRLLIKRLAFNTVASKGHDLKIYYDFLKKYKLVYATITYKHINDFIAWLMLPQSNADMMHLNITSKRSAKTVNRIVSTIKDFYKFHEAMYNIENPFKYASQTIKRPTHKHKSFYEHTQNGLIQKSSFKIKEFDKGIRVLSKEQIETVLESTTLQRDRLLFELLLFTGIRIGEALSLEIDAIGVVKVKLEVQELKMTSNEDDYREGSSRRQQKTGIRDLFIPSQLMQKLNDYYEDTWLPIYEQKEMTHNYLFISEFHRTLGKPLSYQAVWERCRQIGKNTNIYFSPHDFRHTFATTLARNKVGIERLRKLLGHSHISSTSIYIEIANKEDIVKELIPFYQTYGVDV comes from the coding sequence ATGTATTTAAGAGTGAATGAACAGCATTACTCAATGAGTTTAAATGATGACTCTATCATTGTAAATAATTATGTCTGTTTATTTGATGATGACTATAAAATTGTTGATGAAGTATTTGTATATCTTCAAAGTAGATTATTGATCAAGAGGTTAGCTTTTAATACTGTAGCTAGTAAAGGACATGATCTTAAAATTTATTATGATTTTCTAAAAAAATATAAACTGGTCTATGCCACAATAACCTACAAACATATTAATGATTTTATAGCCTGGTTAATGTTACCCCAAAGTAATGCTGACATGATGCATTTAAATATCACTAGTAAGCGAAGTGCTAAAACAGTAAACCGCATAGTATCTACCATCAAAGATTTTTATAAATTCCATGAAGCTATGTATAACATCGAGAACCCATTTAAATATGCCTCACAAACTATTAAACGCCCTACTCATAAACATAAAAGCTTTTATGAACATACCCAAAATGGTCTCATTCAAAAGAGCTCCTTTAAAATTAAAGAGTTTGATAAAGGTATAAGAGTCCTCTCTAAAGAGCAAATAGAAACAGTTCTTGAATCAACAACACTTCAGAGAGATAGATTACTATTTGAGTTATTACTTTTTACAGGTATTCGTATAGGAGAGGCCCTAAGCCTTGAGATAGATGCAATTGGAGTAGTAAAGGTAAAATTAGAGGTTCAAGAGCTTAAAATGACATCCAATGAAGATGACTATCGTGAAGGCAGTAGTAGACGACAACAAAAAACAGGGATACGCGATCTCTTCATCCCCTCGCAGTTAATGCAAAAGCTTAATGATTATTATGAAGATACCTGGTTACCTATTTATGAACAAAAAGAGATGACGCATAATTATCTTTTTATTTCAGAATTTCATCGAACTCTAGGAAAACCTCTTAGTTATCAAGCGGTATGGGAACGGTGTCGTCAAATAGGAAAAAATACAAACATATATTTTTCACCACATGATTTTAGACATACATTCGCCACTACTTTGGCTCGTAATAAAGTTGGGATAGAGAGATTAAGAAAACTACTTGGGCATTCACATATAAGCTCTACAAGCATATATATAGAAATTGCTAATAAAGAGGATATTGTTAAGGAATTAATACCTTTTTATCAAACTTATGGGGTAGATGTTTAA
- a CDS encoding tyrosine-type recombinase/integrase, which produces MQPFILTVAKREKYIDYKGVEPQAIVRRHYEYILHLKRVHAKTDTSLYTEVKMMAYFFKFLLYKEVKDLSRFSYPLVQELYAFLATTLTKANKPLSQSSQRLVYTFFKSFSKWLYNYYPYESPSLQIFIKSNFKRNNDTLKTAVISDYVLKQIRNALRVEKDVYAKAYITVLFYYGLCSSDIVSLKEDCLKQSAQDNKYDLYYVNHKSKEAVIVPAIEFPVYKALSLLITHTEVLRLKSSYKEIFIKENKQKEVKLFFAYQADLLNWFVKKHTIHYENKAPVHLTSNMFRRTLATNLQSSGAPIETTQVMLNHKYKRTTMQYYIKTKEEEYITEVSRLLEHMNILSNTNDILLLNSDYSEKQSLRLADGYCLNTTMTSDKEYICDTFKKQGNCYGCTKMITTPEFLPYFKELYSQKEDEIQRESVYGNSLLQHLEFEKELVGALIEKLESFGEKR; this is translated from the coding sequence ATGCAACCATTTATCCTTACTGTTGCAAAAAGAGAAAAATATATTGACTATAAAGGAGTAGAACCTCAAGCTATTGTTCGGCGTCACTATGAGTATATTCTACATTTAAAACGGGTGCACGCTAAAACAGATACATCACTTTACACAGAGGTAAAGATGATGGCTTATTTTTTTAAATTTTTACTTTATAAAGAAGTAAAAGATTTATCTAGGTTCTCTTATCCTCTTGTGCAAGAATTATATGCATTCCTTGCAACAACGCTCACCAAAGCCAATAAACCTCTTTCGCAAAGCTCGCAACGTCTTGTATATACTTTTTTTAAAAGTTTCTCGAAGTGGTTATACAATTACTATCCTTATGAATCTCCATCACTCCAGATATTTATAAAATCAAACTTTAAAAGAAATAATGACACTCTTAAAACAGCTGTAATCTCGGACTATGTCTTAAAACAGATAAGAAATGCTCTTCGTGTTGAGAAGGATGTATATGCAAAGGCCTACATAACTGTTTTATTCTACTATGGACTATGCTCTAGTGACATAGTTTCATTAAAGGAAGATTGTTTAAAACAAAGTGCTCAGGATAACAAATATGATTTGTATTATGTGAACCATAAATCTAAGGAGGCTGTTATAGTTCCCGCTATTGAATTTCCCGTATACAAGGCACTCTCTTTATTAATAACACATACAGAAGTATTAAGACTAAAAAGTAGCTATAAAGAGATTTTTATAAAAGAGAATAAACAGAAGGAAGTTAAACTATTTTTCGCATATCAAGCAGATTTATTAAATTGGTTTGTAAAAAAACATACTATACATTATGAGAATAAAGCACCTGTACATTTAACTTCAAATATGTTTCGGAGAACTTTAGCAACTAACTTGCAAAGTAGCGGCGCACCAATAGAGACAACACAAGTGATGCTTAACCATAAGTACAAGCGTACAACGATGCAGTATTATATAAAAACTAAAGAAGAAGAGTATATTACAGAGGTTTCACGACTTCTTGAGCATATGAATATACTATCTAATACTAATGATATTCTTTTATTAAATAGCGACTATAGTGAAAAACAGTCATTAAGGCTTGCTGATGGTTACTGTCTTAATACGACAATGACTAGTGATAAAGAGTACATATGCGATACATTTAAAAAACAGGGAAATTGTTATGGTTGTACTAAAATGATTACAACTCCAGAGTTTCTCCCCTACTTTAAAGAGCTGTATTCACAAAAAGAAGATGAAATACAAAGAGAAAGTGTTTACGGTAATTCATTACTTCAGCATCTTGAGTTTGAAAAAGAGTTAGTTGGTGCTCTAATTGAAAAGCTTGAATCTTTTGGAGAGAAAAGATGA